The genomic stretch GCCTGTATCGTGAAGGAAATCAGTATTTGTATGTCAACCGCGGTTATGGTTTTATCGGCTACCCCGGGCGGGTAGGCATTCTTCCTGAAATTACCCTGCTGGAATTTGTTTAGGCCAATACAATATCCTGCTCTGTGAGCAAAGGCATTTTTTTTAATCTCAGCAAAAGCTGGGCTACAGCAATCACGTCTTTCCGGCAATATCGGATGATGCGCTCCAGATCATGCTCCTGCCAGTACACCCGTCCTACATCATATCCCTGAATATCATCTTTGGAAGAAGCAATACCCAATACTGAGGTAAGCAGCTGCAGGGAAGTAAAATGCCTACGCTCGCCAAAACGCCATAGCTGCATGGTGTCCACCACCGGTATTTCCCAGGGTTTGCGTCCATACAGCTCCAGCACCTCAGGCAGGTCCACCTGCAGAATCACAGCCCGCCGGCAGATATAAGGAATATCAAATTCCTGAATGTTGTGCCCGGCCAGTTTAAAACCTGGCTTTTTCTGCATTTTTTCAACCACCTCAAAAAAATCCTGCAAAACCCGGGCTTCATCATCCCCTGCAAATGCTTTGACACGTAATTGCATCCGTTTGGATGAAGAATCAGCATCCGTGGCTTCCGCAACTTCAGCAAAATATCCGGCACTGATACAGATAATTTTCCCGAACTCCGCATAAAAACCTGCCAGCTCCGGGTAAGCAGCTTCGGGCCCATTTTCAAATTCTGGCTTAATTTTTGAAACTTTATCACTCCAGAGTTCCTGCATAGCAGGTGCAAGTTGCTGAAACGAGGCCTCGGCCGGAACAGTTTCGATGTCTATCAACAATAATTCGGATAAATTCAATTGATTTAACACATAAAAAAGTTTTGTAATTTTTGTAAATTAAACAATGATTTAAACAATTTTTATTTTTCACCAAAACCTACATGTATGGCAGACACTAACTTTCCCCAAGAATCCGCAACTCCTGCAGGCGGAGAACCTACTCCCGAGAAAAAAGGGAGCTGGAGCTTGTTGTACATCATCCTGATCGTCG from Thermoflavifilum aggregans encodes the following:
- a CDS encoding ribonuclease H-like domain-containing protein, translated to MLNQLNLSELLLIDIETVPAEASFQQLAPAMQELWSDKVSKIKPEFENGPEAAYPELAGFYAEFGKIICISAGYFAEVAEATDADSSSKRMQLRVKAFAGDDEARVLQDFFEVVEKMQKKPGFKLAGHNIQEFDIPYICRRAVILQVDLPEVLELYGRKPWEIPVVDTMQLWRFGERRHFTSLQLLTSVLGIASSKDDIQGYDVGRVYWQEHDLERIIRYCRKDVIAVAQLLLRLKKMPLLTEQDIVLA